The Impatiens glandulifera chromosome 3, dImpGla2.1, whole genome shotgun sequence genome contains a region encoding:
- the LOC124928767 gene encoding putative nuclease HARBI1 has protein sequence MIIQHLLEQQNEQVFHGGSIPGHIVINRDWENAHHRLYNDYFSDNPVYNETMFRRRYRMSRSLFIRIVDAVKDHDRYFQQRWDNTGRLGLSPIQKITAAFRMLAYGVPADATDEYIRIGESTAIESMKRFCRAMVEIFSEQYLRRPTSNDISRLLYVGQKRGFPGMLGSLDCMHWKWKNCPTAWAGQYTGRSGKPTIILEAVADYDLWIWHAYFGLPGTNNDINVLGSSHLFSDLTQGISPPVHYVIQGKEYNMGYYLADGIYPKWSTIVQTIHEPRGLKKIYFAMKQEACRKDVERAFGVLQSRFAIVAGPVRYWRKEVMHDIMTTCIILHNMIVEDERDLTAPIQIETETLSPEVEMVIDENTRFQDFISRYGKIRNREAHIELRNALIDHLWEEYTNSEN, from the coding sequence ATGATCATCCAACATCTTCTTGAACAACAAAACGAGCAAGTGTTCCATGGTGGTTCAATTCCTGGACATATTGTTATTAATCGTGATTGGGAGAATGCCCATCATAGGTTATACAATGATTATTTTTCAGATAATCCAGTGTACAATGAGACCATGTTTCGTCGGAGATATCGAATGTCTCGCTCATTGTTCATTCGAATTGTTGATGCAGTCAAAGATCATGATCGCTACTTCCAACAACGATGGGACAACACAGGCAGACTTGGATTATCTCCTATACAAAAAATAACTGCTGCTTTTCGTATGTTGGCATATGGTGTTCCAGCAGATGCCACAGATGAGTATATTAGAATTGGAGAGTCCACTGCAATTGAAAGCATGAAAAGGTTCTGTCGAGCTATGGTTGAGATATTTAGCGAGCAGTATCTCAGAAGGCCAACATCAAATGATATTTCTAGACTTCTTTATGTTGGCCAGAAACGGGGATTTCCTGGAATGTTAGGCAGTTTAGATTGTATGCATTGGAAGTGGAAAAATTGTCCAACCGCGTGGGCTGGACAATATACAGGCCGTAGTGGAAAACCTACAATCATTCTCGAAGCTGTAGCAGATTATGATCTTTGGATATGGCACGCATATTTTGGTTTGCCAGGCACCAACAACGATATAAATGTGTTAGGGTCATCTCATCTGTTCTCGGATCTAACTCAAGGTATTTCTCCTCCAGTTCATTATGTAATCCAAGGAAAAGAATATAACATGGGCTATTATTTAGCTGATGGCATATATCCAAAATGGTCTACTATTGTGCAAACAATTCATGAGCCTCGTGgtttgaagaaaatatattttgcaATGAAACAAGAAGCATGTAGAAAAGACGTTGAACGTGCATTTGGAGTTCTTCAATCACGTTTTGCCATTGTAGCAGGACCGGTACGATATTGGAGAAAAGAAGTGATGCATGATATAATGACTACGTGCATAATTTTGCATAATATGATTGTTGAGGATGAACGTGACCTTACTGCACCTATTCAAATTGAAACGGAAACGCTATCACCGGAGGTCGAAATGGTGATAGATGAAAATACTCGATTTCAAGATTTCATTTCTCGATATGGAAAAATTAGAAACAGAGAAGCTCACATAGAACTTCGTAATGCATTAATTGATCATCTGTGGGAGGAGTACACCAATTCCGAGaattga